The proteins below are encoded in one region of uncultured Eubacteriales bacterium:
- a CDS encoding hypothetical protein (Evidence 5 : No homology to any previously reported sequences), whose product MNPNMDDIRALMSSGGSSNFGCRDRDCRDRDCRDRDCRRCDCRCCVGPRGRTGPTGPTGPTGATGATGPTGPRGPIGPMGPMGVRGATGATGPTGPTGATGATGATGATGATGTGATGATGPTGPTGATGATGTTGATGPTGATGATGATGATGGTGGTGATGGTGATGPTGPTGATGPTGPTGTFILGKQTACKNAVRLNRVLLGVKLDTFSCSSVFI is encoded by the coding sequence ATGAATCCTAATATGGACGATATCAGGGCCTTGATGTCCAGCGGCGGCTCCAGCAACTTCGGCTGCCGCGATCGTGATTGCCGCGATCGTGACTGCCGCGATCGTGACTGCCGCAGATGTGACTGCCGCTGCTGCGTAGGCCCCCGCGGCCGTACTGGCCCCACCGGCCCCACTGGACCGACCGGGGCCACCGGCGCAACTGGTCCCACCGGTCCCAGAGGTCCTATCGGCCCCATGGGTCCCATGGGCGTACGGGGCGCCACCGGGGCGACTGGTCCCACCGGACCGACCGGCGCCACGGGCGCCACCGGCGCTACGGGCGCGACCGGTGCCACGGGCACAGGCGCCACCGGGGCGACTGGTCCCACCGGACCGACCGGCGCCACGGGCGCAACAGGCACCACGGGTGCCACCGGACCGACCGGCGCGACTGGTGCCACGGGTGCCACGGGTGCCACGGGCGGCACTGGCGGCACGGGTGCCACTGGCGGCACGGGTGCCACGGGACCCACCGGCCCGACCGGCGCGACTGGGCCGACTGGCCCGACGGGTACGTTTATATTAGGAAAACAAACCGCCTGTAAAAATGCGGTTCGTCTAAACCGCGTTTTGTTGGGTGTCAAGCTTGATACATTCAGCTGCTCGTCGGTATTCATTTGA